Genomic segment of Fundidesulfovibrio magnetotacticus:
CTTTCTCCAGGCGCTCCTAGCCCAGGACCCCTTCGACGCCTACCGCTTCTACCTGCCCTCCAAAGCCGCGGGATCGGACTTCGCCAGACTCGCGGCGGAGCTGCCCGGCAACCTGCCAGGGCTCTCAAAGGTTTTCCTGCTGGACCGGCGCGACCTGCCCCGCGAGATCGAGCGCACCCCGCATCACGCCTTCCACCTGTCGGACTGCATCATGCACCCGGCTTATCTGGCCGCCGTGCGCAACGCACGGTCCCGGCAAATCTTTCCCGTAACGGCCGTGACGCATTCGCTCAGTTACGCGCGTTACGGGCAGGATTTTCTCAAACACCTGAGTCCCTGCACCACCCCGCGCGACGCGATGGTGGCAACTTCGGCCACGGCGGCAAAGGTGGTGCGCGGCTACTACGGCCTCCTGCGTCAGGGTTATGACCTGGACCCGGCAGCCTACCCGGAGCCCGGCGTGGAGGTGATCCCCCTCGGCGTGGACTCGACCCTCTACGCCCCGGCCGACGGCCGGAAGCGCCAGGAACTGCGAACGCGCCTTGGCTTCGGCGAGGAGACGGTGTTCCTGGTGCTGGCAAGGCTCTGCCTGAGTTCCAAGATGGACTTTCTCCCCCTGCTGCGCGCCTTCCACCGCCTGGCCCTGGCGGGGACACCCCTCTCGGCCGTGCGCCTCGTGCTGGCCGGACATGCCGAGCCCGACGGCTGGGGCCGCCCTACCTTCGAGGAACTGGCGCTCAACATCGGCCTGGCCCTCACCGTGATCGAAAGCCCCTCCGAGGAGGCAAAGCGGGAGCTCTACCAGGCCGCCGATGTGTTCCTCTCGCCCTCGGACAACCTCCAGGAGACCTTCGGGCTCACGCTGCTGGAGGCCCAGGCTTCGGGTCTGCCGGTCGTCGCCTCGGACTTTGACGGCTACCGCGACCTGGTCCTGCCGGAGGAAACGGGACTCCTGGCGCGCACCATCGGCCCCCGCGACACCTCCGACGTGGACCTCCTGGCGCCCCTGCGCTTCGACAACCACACCCACCTTCTGCTGGCCCAGCGCCTGGCCGTGGACGTGGGCGGTCTGGCCCGGGCCATCGAGCGCCTGTCCGTCGACCCGGCGGCGCGGCGCGCCATGGCCCAGGCCGCGCGCCGTCACGCCCTGGGCTACTCCTGGGAGGAGATCGCGCGCCGCCACGTGGCGCTCTGGGAGACTCTCTGGGAGCGCCCCGTTCCCGAACAGCCCGCCGCCGCGCACCCCATGGCCGTGGACTATGCCCGGGTTTTCGCTTCCTACCCCACCAAGCGCCTGGCCGAATCGGACACGCTCCAGGCCACGCGTCTGGGATCGGCGGTCTATCGCGGGCAGGACCACCCCGTGGTCCACGTCGGAATGGAGGACATGGTGGACATGCAGGCCGTGCGCTCCCTGCTGGTGCTGGCGCGCAAGCCCCGACCCTTCGGGGAGCTGGCCCTGGCGCTTCCGGCCGCCGTGGAGGGGATCGACGCCGTGCGGGCCGAGACCCTCGTGCTGTGGTGCCTCAAGCACGACCTGCTGGAACTCAGCCGTGGCTGACCGGCCGGGCGTGCACCATCATGCGGTGCTGCGCCGCCGGGGCGGGGCGGCGCGGGTGGCCCGTACGCTGGCCGCGCGCCTGGAGCCGGAACGCCGCGCGGGCCTGAGCTGCGAGATCGACGAACCCGACGACCCGCAATCCGGTGATTCGCCGACCCACGTGACGCTGGTCGCCCCGGAGGACCTGGCGGGGCATGCGCCGGACGGGGTGCTGGTCCATGCGCACGCCACCCGGGACTGGCCAGGGCTCCTCTCGGGCTTCGCCGGGGCCGGACGCCCCCTGGCGCTCACGCTGCACGACTGTTCGCCCTTCACGGGGGGGTGCATCGCTCCTTTGGAGTGTCCCCATTTTCAAGAGGATTGCCGCGACCCCTGCCCGCGCGGCTATCCCGGCTCCGCGGCGGCTCGCGCCATGAGGCGTGAAGCGGCCCTGGCCGCCAGGCCCGTCGTGGCCGCGCCCTCGCGCTGGATGGCCAGGCTCGCGCGCGCGGCCTGGCCCGGCCTGGGCGTCACGGTGATCCCCAACGGGGTGGAGATTCCGGCCGAGTCGGCGGACAAGACCCGGGCGCGCGCGCGCCTGGGCATCGACCCCGGGGCGCGGGTGGCGCTCTTCCTGGCCCATGGCGGGCAGCGCGCCGGATGCAAAGGGGGAGGGCGCTTCGAGGCCATCCGTCTGGCTCTGCGCCAGCGCGCTCCCCAGGCCCTGGCCGGGCGGCTCCTGGTGCTCACGGCCGGAGGCGACGAGGCCCGGCGGAGCGAAGGGGAACTCGTGCTCCCGTACGTGGAAGGCGAATGGCTCGAAGCCCTCTACGCGGCGTCGGACGTCCTGGCCTACCCCACCCTGGCCGACAACCACCCCCTGGTGGTGCTGGAGGCCATGGCCCACGGGCTTCCCGTGGTCAGCTACGCGGTGGGGGGCATCCCGGAACAACTGCCGGAAGGGGAGGGGGGGCTGCTGGTCTCGCCGGGCGACGAGGCGTGCCTTGTCGGGCGCGTACTCGACGTGCTCGGACGCGAGCCGCTCCGGCGCGATCTCGCGGCGCGCGGACGCGAACGCGCCCTGCGCCACTTCGACGCGGCGCGCATGGCTTCCGACTACGAACGGCTCTACGCGGCGGCGTTTCGTCGCGCCTGACCCCCCGGGCGGCCGACTGACCTCCCCAAGAGGGGACCGTCGCCGCCCGCACGACAATCGCCCTGGCGAAACCCTGGGAAAGCCAAGCCCGAAGCGTCTTCCGGCCGTAAGGCTTTGGCCTCGCCCCGCCAACCGGACCGGGCGGGTGCTTCAGGCCGTCAAGCCCCGGCGCGGGAAACGCCGGGGCGGACAGCTCAGGTGCGCCAGGAAAGCTCCACCTTGAGGGAGCCCTTCACTCCTGCGTCCTTGGGCTTCACTTTTCCTTTCATCTCCACTTTCAGGGTCTCGCCCACGGCCACGCCGCCCTCGGCCGAGGGGAGCGTCCCCTGGGCAAGGTCGTCGGCCAGCTTCCTAAGAGCCACGGCGGCGTCGTAGCGCAGCATGGTCTCCTCAACGTCCAGAAGAACGGTCTTGTCGCTCATGGGATGCCTCCATTTGATCGGTTGAACGCACCTTAACGCATTTCCCCGCAGCTTGCATGACGATTCGGCGCTGACGCGCGAAAGTCCTCAGGAGTTTTCCCACCGTGGAACAGGCTGCCCGGAAGGCTCCAGACACTGTAGCCGGAAGCCAGACACGCGGCGCTGCAGCGCGTGATCATCCCCCGCCATGGCGGCATCGACGCACGTCAACGCCGGGAGAACAGATGCCAGATGCCGTGACATTCTCGCCGCCATGCGCGAAAGCCCTTGACAATCGTCCTGAAACGTTCTTCTGAATGATAAAGCGGTTCGAGCATCCCCATGAAAGCCCGACCGGCGGACTTTCAA
This window contains:
- a CDS encoding glycosyltransferase family 4 protein, with product MSTGRVWATLDPFLERGPTLGRIQANKAFLQALLAQDPFDAYRFYLPSKAAGSDFARLAAELPGNLPGLSKVFLLDRRDLPREIERTPHHAFHLSDCIMHPAYLAAVRNARSRQIFPVTAVTHSLSYARYGQDFLKHLSPCTTPRDAMVATSATAAKVVRGYYGLLRQGYDLDPAAYPEPGVEVIPLGVDSTLYAPADGRKRQELRTRLGFGEETVFLVLARLCLSSKMDFLPLLRAFHRLALAGTPLSAVRLVLAGHAEPDGWGRPTFEELALNIGLALTVIESPSEEAKRELYQAADVFLSPSDNLQETFGLTLLEAQASGLPVVASDFDGYRDLVLPEETGLLARTIGPRDTSDVDLLAPLRFDNHTHLLLAQRLAVDVGGLARAIERLSVDPAARRAMAQAARRHALGYSWEEIARRHVALWETLWERPVPEQPAAAHPMAVDYARVFASYPTKRLAESDTLQATRLGSAVYRGQDHPVVHVGMEDMVDMQAVRSLLVLARKPRPFGELALALPAAVEGIDAVRAETLVLWCLKHDLLELSRG
- a CDS encoding glycosyltransferase, yielding MADRPGVHHHAVLRRRGGAARVARTLAARLEPERRAGLSCEIDEPDDPQSGDSPTHVTLVAPEDLAGHAPDGVLVHAHATRDWPGLLSGFAGAGRPLALTLHDCSPFTGGCIAPLECPHFQEDCRDPCPRGYPGSAAARAMRREAALAARPVVAAPSRWMARLARAAWPGLGVTVIPNGVEIPAESADKTRARARLGIDPGARVALFLAHGGQRAGCKGGGRFEAIRLALRQRAPQALAGRLLVLTAGGDEARRSEGELVLPYVEGEWLEALYAASDVLAYPTLADNHPLVVLEAMAHGLPVVSYAVGGIPEQLPEGEGGLLVSPGDEACLVGRVLDVLGREPLRRDLAARGRERALRHFDAARMASDYERLYAAAFRRA
- a CDS encoding amphi-Trp domain-containing protein translates to MSDKTVLLDVEETMLRYDAAVALRKLADDLAQGTLPSAEGGVAVGETLKVEMKGKVKPKDAGVKGSLKVELSWRT